In a genomic window of Streptococcus oralis:
- the accC gene encoding acetyl-CoA carboxylase biotin carboxylase subunit codes for MFRKILIANRGEIAVRIIRAARELGIATVAVYSTADKEALHTLLADEAICIGPGKATESYLNINAILSAAVLTEAEAIHPGFGFLSENSKFATMCDEVGIKFIGPSGAVMDTMGDKINAREQMIKAGVPVIPGSDGEVHTAEEALAVAEKIGYPVMLKASAGGGGKGIRKVEKAEDLVAAFETASSEAKANFGNGAMYLERVIYPARHIEVQILADQEGHVVHLGERDCSLQRNNQKVLEESPSIAIGKTLRHEIGAAAVRAAESVGYENAGTIEFLLDEASGNFYFMEMNTRVQVEHPVTEFVSGVDIVKEQIRIAAGQPLPFKQEDIVLRGHAIECRINAENPAFNFAPSPGKITNLYLPSGGVGLRVDSAVYPGYTIPPYYDSMIAKIIVHGENRFDALMKMQRALYELDIEGVQTNADFQLDLISDRRVIAGDYDTSFLMETFLPKYQEKE; via the coding sequence ATGTTTCGTAAAATTTTGATTGCCAACCGTGGTGAGATTGCGGTTCGCATTATTCGAGCTGCGCGTGAATTGGGCATTGCGACCGTAGCAGTTTATTCAACTGCTGATAAGGAAGCTCTTCACACACTTCTAGCGGATGAAGCTATCTGTATCGGACCTGGTAAGGCGACAGAATCTTATCTCAATATCAATGCGATTTTATCTGCTGCAGTCTTAACAGAGGCAGAAGCCATCCATCCAGGTTTTGGATTTCTTAGCGAAAACTCCAAGTTTGCCACTATGTGTGACGAAGTGGGGATTAAGTTTATCGGCCCTTCTGGCGCTGTAATGGATACCATGGGTGATAAGATCAATGCGCGTGAACAAATGATCAAGGCTGGGGTTCCAGTTATCCCAGGATCTGATGGTGAAGTTCACACGGCTGAAGAGGCCCTTGCAGTTGCAGAAAAAATTGGCTATCCTGTCATGCTTAAGGCATCGGCAGGTGGTGGTGGAAAAGGGATTCGTAAGGTTGAAAAGGCAGAAGACTTGGTCGCAGCCTTTGAGACAGCATCCAGTGAAGCCAAGGCCAATTTTGGAAATGGCGCTATGTATCTTGAGCGTGTGATTTATCCAGCTCGCCATATCGAAGTTCAGATCCTTGCGGACCAAGAGGGTCATGTTGTCCATCTTGGTGAACGGGACTGTTCACTCCAACGGAATAACCAAAAGGTCTTAGAAGAAAGCCCATCCATTGCGATTGGCAAAACCCTTCGTCATGAAATTGGTGCTGCAGCCGTTCGTGCAGCAGAGTCTGTAGGCTATGAAAATGCAGGAACGATTGAATTTCTTCTCGATGAAGCGAGTGGCAATTTCTACTTCATGGAAATGAATACTCGTGTGCAAGTGGAACACCCAGTCACAGAGTTTGTTTCAGGTGTTGATATCGTGAAGGAACAGATTCGCATTGCTGCCGGGCAACCTTTACCTTTCAAACAAGAAGATATCGTCCTACGAGGTCATGCTATCGAGTGCCGGATCAATGCAGAAAATCCAGCATTTAACTTTGCTCCAAGCCCAGGGAAAATTACCAATCTCTATCTACCAAGTGGTGGAGTTGGCTTGCGCGTGGACTCAGCAGTTTATCCAGGTTATACCATTCCCCCTTACTATGATAGTATGATTGCTAAAATCATTGTTCATGGGGAGAATCGTTTTGATGCTCTTATGAAGATGCAACGGGCACTTTATGAACTTGATATTGAAGGAGTGCAAACCAATGCAGACTTCCAGTTGGATCTGATTTCAGACCGCCGAGTTATCGCTGGTGACTACGATACTTCCTTCTTGATGGAAACTTTCTTGCCAAAATACCAAGAAAAAGAATAG
- the accD gene encoding acetyl-CoA carboxylase, carboxyltransferase subunit beta, protein MALFSKKDKYIRINPNRSVRQKPQAKPEVPDELFSQCPGCKHTIYQKDLGSERICPHCSYTFRISAQERLDLTIDSDSFVEMFTGIETQDPLNFPGYQKKLATMREKTGLDEAVLTGTASIKGQKVALGIMDSNFIMASMGTVVGEKITRLFEYATVENLSVVLFTASGGARMQEGIMSLMQMAKISAAVQRHSKAGLFYLTILTDPTTGGVTASFAMEGDIILAEPQSLVGFAGRRVIENTVRETLPDDFQKAEFLLEHGFVDAIVKRRELPETIAKLVRLHGGSRG, encoded by the coding sequence ATGGCTCTATTTAGTAAAAAGGATAAGTATATTCGGATCAATCCTAACCGTTCCGTAAGGCAGAAACCACAAGCCAAGCCTGAGGTTCCGGATGAACTCTTCTCCCAGTGTCCTGGTTGTAAACACACCATTTATCAAAAGGACCTTGGGAGCGAACGAATTTGTCCCCATTGTAGCTATACTTTCCGTATTTCAGCTCAGGAACGCTTGGATTTGACGATTGATTCTGACAGCTTTGTGGAGATGTTTACGGGTATTGAAACTCAAGATCCATTAAACTTTCCTGGCTACCAGAAAAAATTGGCTACTATGCGTGAAAAGACAGGTTTGGATGAAGCAGTACTGACTGGTACAGCTAGTATCAAGGGACAAAAAGTTGCCCTTGGGATCATGGATTCAAATTTTATCATGGCTTCTATGGGAACCGTTGTGGGTGAAAAAATCACGCGCTTGTTTGAGTATGCAACGGTAGAAAACTTGTCAGTCGTTCTCTTCACAGCTTCTGGTGGAGCCCGTATGCAAGAAGGAATCATGAGTTTGATGCAGATGGCTAAAATTTCTGCGGCAGTTCAACGTCATTCCAAGGCAGGACTTTTTTACCTAACTATCTTAACCGATCCGACAACAGGTGGGGTGACTGCTTCTTTTGCTATGGAAGGTGATATTATCCTAGCGGAGCCACAGAGTTTGGTTGGGTTTGCTGGACGTCGTGTTATCGAAAATACAGTTCGTGAGACCTTGCCGGATGACTTCCAAAAGGCAGAATTTCTACTTGAACATGGATTTGTTGATGCAATTGTTAAACGGAGAGAATTGCCTGAAACAATTGCTAAATTAGTAAGATTGCATGGAGGAAGTCGCGGATGA
- a CDS encoding acetyl-CoA carboxylase carboxyl transferase subunit alpha: MNIAKIVREAREQSRLTALDFANGIFDEFIELHGDRSFRDDGAIIGGIGWLGDQAVTVVGIQKGKSLHDNLKRNFGQPHPEGYRKALRLMKQAEKFGRPVVTFINTAGAYPGVGAEERGQGEAIARNLMEMSDLKVPIIAIIIGEGGSGGALALAVANRVWMLENSIYAVLSPEGFASILWKDGSRAMEAAELMKITSHELLEMGIVDKVISEAGLSSKELLGCVKNELHAELNRLQELPLDQLIEERYQRFRKY; the protein is encoded by the coding sequence ATGAATATTGCAAAAATAGTCAGAGAGGCACGCGAGCAGAGTCGCTTGACCGCACTTGATTTTGCCAATGGAATCTTTGACGAGTTTATCGAATTGCATGGAGATCGCTCTTTCCGTGATGATGGTGCGATCATCGGTGGAATTGGTTGGTTAGGTGACCAAGCAGTAACTGTCGTTGGTATCCAAAAGGGAAAAAGTCTTCATGATAACCTCAAACGGAATTTTGGGCAACCTCATCCAGAAGGCTATCGTAAGGCCTTGCGCCTGATGAAACAGGCAGAAAAGTTTGGCCGACCAGTTGTGACTTTTATCAATACGGCGGGTGCTTACCCAGGTGTTGGAGCCGAGGAACGTGGACAAGGTGAAGCAATTGCCCGAAACCTGATGGAAATGAGTGACCTCAAGGTTCCAATCATCGCGATTATTATCGGTGAAGGTGGATCTGGTGGGGCTCTAGCTCTAGCCGTAGCTAATCGTGTCTGGATGTTAGAAAACTCAATCTACGCAGTACTTAGCCCGGAAGGATTTGCCTCTATCCTTTGGAAGGATGGAAGTCGTGCTATGGAAGCGGCGGAGTTGATGAAAATCACTTCACATGAACTCCTAGAAATGGGAATCGTAGACAAGGTAATCTCAGAAGCAGGGCTGTCAAGTAAAGAACTGCTAGGTTGCGTTAAAAATGAATTGCATGCAGAACTAAATAGGTTGCAAGAACTACCACTCGACCAACTTATCGAAGAACGTTACCAACGCTTTAGAAAATACTAA
- a CDS encoding CPBP family intramembrane glutamic endopeptidase, whose protein sequence is MKKLGHLGVYTSLVFLSIYLPELGILHLTKFLGWGIDGYSIFLTVEVIALLLLFIYWLKKKEMLYIFEKKGSKKSRFFYLVVGLVATYFDRQLVDAFQLQFHHLIDNKYIFQDLLSILYSNGQPTFLSTVLSFSLTVVVAPILEELIHRGYFMNTFFPQSKYYLDVILSALIFGLSHLILTHRDPISLIIYSLGGFFYALVYRWTKNLKITILCHSFFNFLIYAKPIWIFVYNYVYYHFFR, encoded by the coding sequence ATGAAAAAACTAGGGCATTTGGGAGTCTATACATCACTGGTATTTCTATCGATTTATCTACCAGAGTTAGGGATTTTGCATCTAACTAAGTTTTTAGGATGGGGGATAGATGGCTATTCTATCTTTTTAACAGTTGAAGTAATAGCTCTTTTGCTATTATTTATCTACTGGCTCAAAAAGAAAGAGATGCTCTATATTTTTGAAAAAAAGGGTTCAAAGAAGTCAAGATTCTTTTACCTTGTAGTTGGTCTAGTGGCTACTTATTTTGATCGTCAATTGGTGGATGCTTTTCAGTTACAGTTTCATCACCTAATTGATAACAAGTATATCTTTCAAGATCTTCTTTCGATTCTATACTCCAATGGGCAACCAACTTTTCTATCAACTGTTCTCAGTTTTAGTTTAACAGTAGTCGTCGCACCTATATTAGAGGAACTGATTCATAGAGGGTATTTTATGAATACCTTTTTCCCCCAGTCCAAGTACTATCTGGATGTTATCCTATCTGCTCTCATCTTTGGACTTAGTCATTTGATCCTAACTCACCGAGATCCTATCAGTTTGATTATTTATAGTTTAGGTGGTTTCTTCTATGCCCTTGTCTACCGTTGGACAAAGAACCTAAAAATCACCATCCTGTGCCATAGTTTTTTCAACTTTCTCATTTATGCAAAACCCATCTGGATTTTTGTTTATAATTATGTCTATTATCATTTTTTTAGATAG
- the fabZ gene encoding 3-hydroxyacyl-ACP dehydratase FabZ, which yields MIDIQGIKEALPHRYPMLLVDRVLEVSEDTIVAIKNVTINEPFFNGHFPQYPVMPGVLIMEALAQTAGVLELSKPENKGKLVFYAGMDKVKFKKQVVPGDQLVMTATFVKRRGTIAVVEAKAEVDGKLAASGTLTFAIGN from the coding sequence ATGATCGATATTCAAGGAATCAAAGAAGCTCTACCCCATCGCTACCCCATGCTCCTAGTGGATCGTGTCTTGGAAGTGAGCGAAGATACCATTGTTGCCATTAAAAATGTGACCATCAACGAACCTTTCTTCAATGGGCATTTTCCACAATACCCAGTCATGCCAGGTGTTCTTATCATGGAAGCCTTGGCTCAGACTGCTGGTGTCTTGGAATTGTCCAAACCTGAAAACAAGGGAAAGTTAGTCTTTTACGCTGGCATGGACAAGGTCAAGTTTAAGAAGCAAGTTGTACCAGGTGATCAATTAGTCATGACGGCTACTTTTGTCAAACGTCGTGGTACGATTGCTGTGGTTGAAGCAAAGGCTGAAGTAGATGGTAAGCTTGCAGCGAGTGGTACTCTTACCTTTGCAATTGGAAACTAA
- a CDS encoding Asp23/Gls24 family envelope stress response protein has product MGIEEQLGEIVIAPRVLEKIIAIATAKVEGVHSFSNKSVSDTLSKLSLGRGVYLKNVDEELTADIYLYLEYGVKVPKVAVAIQKAVKDAVRNMADVELAAINIHVAGIVADKTPKPELKDLFDEDFLND; this is encoded by the coding sequence ATGGGAATTGAAGAACAACTTGGCGAAATCGTTATCGCCCCACGTGTACTTGAAAAAATCATTGCTATTGCTACTGCAAAAGTAGAGGGTGTACACTCTTTTTCAAACAAATCAGTATCTGACACCCTTTCAAAACTTTCTCTTGGCCGTGGTGTTTATCTTAAAAACGTGGACGAAGAGCTCACAGCAGATATCTATCTCTACCTTGAGTACGGAGTAAAAGTTCCTAAGGTAGCTGTTGCTATCCAGAAAGCTGTTAAAGATGCCGTCCGCAATATGGCTGATGTAGAACTCGCTGCTATCAATATTCACGTTGCAGGTATCGTTGCAGATAAAACACCAAAACCAGAATTGAAAGATCTATTTGACGAGGACTTCCTCAATGACTAG
- a CDS encoding zinc-ribbon domain-containing transport protein, whose translation MKKFYALLMTCLLLVFLSVPQIVDAGVGHSRSGGSSRSSSRSSSRSSGGGSRSGGSSYHYYRSGYGSSSDSSASSPYLGFMFILVGGIILVVIVKSLQNKSGDSSSTYTSNDYQTLHRRVEHNTLAISRVKYGDPNFDAEAFTSWVKEVYLKLQVAWTEKNWNSVRALESTSLYSQHSTQLEDHIRAKTTNVLEKVCIENVRIKEFIENPDGNDTLVVILSSTLRDYVIDDETRRVLEGDPKKDLFTVYQLNFIRQHGSQTQAVTPDEVVSDHCPNCGAPLKISAVSECDYCGANLSRSPNQWVLDTYDVVDEDELYN comes from the coding sequence ATGAAAAAGTTTTATGCTCTTTTAATGACCTGTTTATTACTTGTTTTTCTATCCGTGCCTCAAATCGTTGATGCGGGTGTCGGACATTCCAGAAGTGGAGGGAGCAGCCGCAGTAGCTCCAGAAGTAGCAGCCGCTCAAGTGGAGGTGGAAGTCGTTCTGGTGGCTCATCCTACCACTACTACCGCTCTGGATATGGATCATCCTCTGACAGTTCTGCTAGCTCTCCCTATCTAGGATTTATGTTCATATTAGTCGGAGGAATCATACTAGTTGTTATCGTTAAATCCTTGCAGAATAAGTCTGGAGATTCGAGTTCAACCTACACTAGTAATGATTATCAAACGCTCCATCGTCGAGTTGAACATAACACACTGGCCATTAGTCGTGTGAAATACGGGGATCCTAACTTTGACGCGGAAGCCTTCACATCTTGGGTTAAGGAAGTCTACCTTAAATTGCAGGTTGCCTGGACTGAGAAAAATTGGAACTCTGTCCGCGCTTTGGAAAGTACCAGTCTCTACTCTCAACATAGCACCCAACTCGAAGACCATATTCGTGCTAAAACAACTAATGTTTTAGAGAAAGTTTGTATCGAAAATGTTCGCATCAAGGAATTCATTGAAAATCCTGACGGAAACGATACCTTAGTGGTGATCCTGTCATCTACCTTGCGGGACTATGTCATTGACGATGAGACTCGCCGTGTCCTTGAAGGAGACCCTAAAAAAGATCTCTTCACCGTGTATCAATTGAACTTTATCCGTCAACACGGTAGCCAAACGCAAGCAGTCACTCCAGACGAAGTTGTGAGCGACCACTGTCCAAACTGTGGCGCCCCATTGAAAATCTCTGCAGTTAGTGAGTGCGACTACTGTGGTGCCAATCTCTCTCGCAGTCCAAACCAATGGGTACTCGATACCTATGATGTTGTGGATGAAGACGAGCTTTATAATTAG
- the efp gene encoding elongation factor P — translation MIEASKLKAGMTFETADGKLIRVLEASHHKPGKGNTIMRMKLRDVRTGSTFDTSYRPEEKFEQAIIETVPAQYLYKMDDTAYFMNTETYDQYEIPVVNVENELLYILENSEVKIQFYGTEVIGVTVPTTVELTVAETQPSIKGATVTGSGKPATMETGLVVNVPDFIEAGQKLVINTAEGTYVSRA, via the coding sequence ATGATTGAAGCAAGTAAATTAAAGGCTGGTATGACCTTTGAAACAGCTGACGGAAAATTGATCCGCGTTTTGGAAGCTAGCCACCACAAACCAGGTAAAGGAAATACAATCATGCGTATGAAATTGCGTGATGTCCGTACTGGTTCTACATTTGACACAAGCTACCGTCCAGAGGAAAAATTTGAACAAGCCATCATCGAGACTGTCCCAGCTCAATACTTGTACAAAATGGATGACACAGCCTACTTCATGAATACAGAAACTTACGACCAATACGAAATCCCTGTAGTCAACGTTGAAAACGAATTGCTTTACATTCTTGAAAACTCAGAAGTGAAGATCCAATTCTACGGAACTGAAGTGATTGGTGTTACCGTTCCTACTACTGTCGAATTGACAGTTGCAGAAACTCAACCATCTATCAAAGGTGCTACTGTTACAGGTTCTGGTAAACCAGCAACGATGGAAACTGGACTTGTCGTAAACGTTCCAGACTTCATCGAAGCAGGACAAAAACTCGTTATCAACACTGCAGAAGGAACTTACGTTTCTCGTGCCTAA
- the gatB gene encoding Asp-tRNA(Asn)/Glu-tRNA(Gln) amidotransferase subunit GatB produces MNFETVIGLEVHVELNTNSKIFSPTSAHFGNDQNANTNVIDWSFPGVLPVLNKGVVDAGIKAALALNMDIRKKMHFDRKNYFYPDNPKAYQISQFDEPIGFNGWIEVELEDGTTKKIGIERAHLEEDAGKNTHGTDGYSYVDLNRQGVPLIEIVSEADMRSPEEAYAYLTALKEVIQYAGISDVKMEEGSMRVDANISLRPYGQEKFGTKTELKNLNSFSNVRKGLEYEVQRQAEILRSGGQIRQETRRYDEANKATILMRVKEGAADYRYFPEPDLPLFEISDEWIEEMRTELPEFPKERRARYVADLGLSDYDASQLTANKVTSDFFEKAVALGGDAKQVSNWLQGEVAQFLNAEGKTLEQIELTPENLVEMIAIIEDGTISSKIAKKVFVHLAKNGGGAREYVEKAGLVQISDPDVLIPIIHQVFADNEAAVADFKSGKRNADKAFTGFLMKATKGQANPQVALKLLAQELAKLKESE; encoded by the coding sequence ATGAACTTTGAAACAGTCATTGGACTTGAAGTCCACGTAGAGCTCAACACCAATTCAAAAATCTTCTCACCTACTTCTGCCCACTTTGGAAATGACCAAAATGCCAACACTAACGTGATTGACTGGTCCTTCCCAGGAGTTCTGCCAGTTCTCAATAAAGGTGTTGTCGATGCCGGTATCAAGGCTGCTCTTGCCCTCAATATGGATATCCGCAAAAAGATGCACTTCGACCGCAAGAACTACTTCTACCCTGATAATCCAAAAGCCTATCAAATTTCTCAGTTTGATGAGCCAATCGGTTTCAACGGCTGGATTGAAGTGGAGCTAGAAGACGGTACGACTAAGAAAATCGGGATTGAACGCGCTCACTTGGAAGAAGACGCTGGTAAAAACACCCACGGTACAGATGGTTACTCTTATGTTGACCTCAACCGCCAAGGGGTGCCATTGATTGAGATTGTATCTGAGGCTGACATGCGCTCGCCAGAAGAAGCCTATGCTTATCTAACTGCCCTCAAGGAAGTCATCCAGTACGCTGGTATTTCTGACGTTAAGATGGAAGAAGGTTCGATGCGTGTGGATGCTAACATCTCCCTTCGCCCTTATGGTCAAGAAAAATTCGGTACCAAGACTGAGTTGAAAAACCTCAACTCCTTCTCTAACGTTCGCAAGGGTCTTGAATACGAAGTCCAACGCCAGGCTGAAATTCTTCGCTCAGGTGGTCAAATTCGCCAAGAAACACGCCGTTACGATGAAGCCAACAAAGCAACCATCCTCATGCGTGTTAAGGAAGGCGCTGCAGACTACCGCTACTTCCCAGAACCAGACCTCCCACTCTTTGAAATCTCAGATGAGTGGATTGAGGAAATGCGTACTGAACTGCCAGAGTTTCCAAAGGAACGCCGTGCACGCTACGTTGCTGACCTTGGCTTGTCAGACTACGATGCTAGTCAGTTGACTGCAAACAAAGTCACTTCTGACTTCTTTGAAAAAGCTGTTGCCCTCGGTGGCGATGCCAAACAAGTTTCTAACTGGCTCCAAGGTGAAGTCGCTCAGTTCTTGAACGCTGAAGGTAAGACACTGGAACAAATCGAATTAACACCAGAAAACTTGGTAGAAATGATTGCCATCATCGAAGACGGCACGATCTCTTCTAAGATTGCCAAGAAAGTCTTTGTCCACCTGGCTAAAAATGGCGGTGGCGCGCGTGAATACGTGGAAAAAGCAGGCTTGGTGCAAATCTCTGATCCAGATGTTCTGATTCCAATCATCCACCAAGTCTTTGCGGATAACGAAGCTGCCGTTGCCGACTTTAAATCAGGCAAACGTAACGCAGACAAGGCCTTCACAGGATTCCTTATGAAGGCAACCAAAGGACAAGCCAACCCACAAGTTGCCCTTAAACTGCTTGCGCAGGAATTGGCCAAGTTGAAAGAAAGTGAGTAA
- a CDS encoding SPFH domain-containing protein, with protein MGFIRAALSAGLNSFNDSKFKEAIVLPDNVSGDALAVKGQLLTKDPDGRSRHSNQNTGLLSDGSVVIVPQGYTAVLVNNGTFLGEVLEAGSHEWQAGDNAWLLEKGGLKGTWENFKNRFSFGGQVITQQEIIFIRMQPIAGNKFGTQNAVEYFSERYQQLLNIRFYGLFDVKIADPVLFYVSSVSRQITDGQPFTLQDVAQGTLRQNIAPKIAIAIAKYTNENKVDIYSLNANQDTFNELAKQEVNKVWTGLYGIEATNILLEDLSYDQESLDIVRKLDSELVAMKYNTIEIEERRARNEALIAAAANEGNGNGMNMFMGMNLGQTLGGQLSQQVQNQAPAQNTGQTASKNFYIEVDGKYVLVTKDEDGNIVPVN; from the coding sequence ATGGGATTTATACGTGCAGCCTTATCAGCAGGCTTAAATAGTTTTAATGATAGTAAATTCAAGGAAGCCATTGTCCTTCCAGATAATGTCTCTGGCGACGCCTTGGCCGTCAAAGGTCAATTACTCACAAAAGACCCAGATGGACGTTCTCGTCACAGCAATCAAAATACTGGACTTTTGTCAGATGGCAGTGTGGTTATCGTTCCTCAAGGTTATACCGCTGTTTTGGTAAACAACGGTACCTTCCTTGGTGAAGTCCTCGAAGCAGGTAGCCACGAATGGCAAGCTGGTGATAACGCCTGGCTCCTTGAAAAAGGTGGTTTAAAAGGCACTTGGGAAAACTTTAAAAACCGTTTCTCTTTTGGTGGACAAGTCATCACCCAACAGGAAATTATCTTTATCCGCATGCAACCTATTGCAGGTAATAAGTTCGGCACACAAAATGCGGTCGAATATTTCAGCGAACGTTACCAACAACTGCTCAACATCCGTTTTTATGGCTTGTTTGATGTAAAAATAGCAGATCCAGTCCTCTTCTACGTGAGTTCTGTTAGCCGTCAAATTACTGACGGACAGCCATTTACTCTCCAAGATGTAGCTCAAGGAACGCTCCGTCAAAATATCGCACCGAAAATCGCGATTGCCATTGCCAAATATACCAACGAAAACAAGGTTGATATCTATAGCCTCAATGCCAATCAAGACACCTTTAACGAACTCGCTAAACAAGAGGTCAACAAGGTTTGGACAGGCCTCTACGGGATTGAAGCCACCAATATCTTGCTTGAAGACCTCAGCTACGACCAAGAAAGTCTTGATATCGTTCGCAAGCTTGATAGTGAGCTCGTGGCAATGAAGTACAACACGATTGAAATCGAAGAACGCCGTGCTCGCAATGAAGCGCTCATTGCTGCAGCTGCCAACGAAGGGAATGGCAATGGGATGAACATGTTTATGGGCATGAATCTTGGCCAAACTCTGGGTGGTCAACTAAGCCAACAAGTTCAAAATCAAGCACCGGCTCAAAACACTGGACAAACTGCCAGCAAGAATTTTTACATCGAAGTCGATGGAAAATACGTCCTCGTTACTAAAGACGAAGATGGAAATATCGTACCAGTCAACTAA
- the accB gene encoding acetyl-CoA carboxylase biotin carboxyl carrier protein, producing MNLNEIKDLMAQFDQSSLREFSYKNGTDELQFSKNEARMASEAPAQVAPVPTTVAANPVVSAPSTPVESAVEKAPAPAETTVAPEGDVVESPLVGVAYLAAGPDKPAFVTVGDSVKKGQTLVIIEAMKVMNEIPAPKDGVVTEILVSNEEMVEFGKGLVRIK from the coding sequence ATGAATTTAAATGAGATCAAGGACTTGATGGCTCAATTTGACCAATCAAGTTTGAGAGAATTTTCTTATAAAAATGGAACGGATGAATTGCAGTTTAGTAAGAATGAAGCAAGAATGGCTTCTGAAGCACCAGCTCAAGTTGCTCCAGTGCCAACTACAGTAGCTGCAAATCCAGTAGTTTCGGCCCCTTCAACTCCAGTAGAGAGTGCAGTGGAAAAAGCTCCAGCACCAGCTGAAACGACGGTTGCTCCAGAGGGTGATGTCGTTGAAAGTCCACTTGTAGGGGTGGCTTACTTGGCCGCTGGACCAGATAAACCTGCCTTTGTTACAGTTGGAGACAGTGTTAAAAAAGGTCAGACTTTGGTGATCATTGAAGCCATGAAGGTCATGAACGAGATTCCAGCGCCTAAGGATGGTGTGGTGACAGAAATTCTCGTTTCAAATGAAGAAATGGTTGAGTTCGGTAAAGGATTGGTACGCATCAAATGA
- the nusB gene encoding transcription antitermination factor NusB — MTSPLLESRRQLRKCAFQALMSLEFGTDVETACRFAYTHDREDTDVQLPAFLTELVSGVQTKKEELDKQITQHLKAGWTIERLTLVERNLLRLGVFEITSFDTPQLVAVNEAIELAKDFSDQKSARFINGLLSQFVTEEQ, encoded by the coding sequence ATGACTAGTCCACTATTAGAATCTAGACGCCAACTCCGTAAATGCGCTTTTCAAGCTCTCATGAGTCTTGAATTCGGTACGGATGTCGAAACTGCTTGTCGTTTCGCCTATACTCATGATCGTGAAGATACGGATGTGCAACTTCCAGCCTTTTTGACAGAGCTAGTTTCTGGTGTTCAGACTAAAAAGGAAGAACTAGACAAGCAAATCACACAGCATTTAAAAGCAGGTTGGACCATCGAGCGTTTAACACTCGTGGAGAGAAACCTCCTTCGCTTGGGAGTCTTTGAAATCACTTCATTTGACACCCCACAGTTGGTGGCGGTTAATGAAGCTATTGAGCTTGCAAAGGACTTCTCAGATCAAAAATCTGCCCGTTTTATCAACGGACTACTCAGCCAGTTTGTAACAGAAGAACAGTAA
- a CDS encoding CPBP family intramembrane glutamic endopeptidase has protein sequence MKKTIHLGICMVLMFLYIYLTPLGAITLARTFGLGMDSYIIFLVGEVLLIFFLFVLWLKKKKMLFIFEKKGWRWSYLAFLVACFLIYSFLNGFRMQNIRLIDHSFIFQDLLSELYLNGRETTLSSLVFLIFNISIVPVVEETIYRGYFMNTFFPKSEFYLDVILSSFIFGLSHLVLSHRDPISLIIYSILGLLFAVAYRVTGSLRFTIVCHSFYNAIPYAPSLLFYIYYLIFR, from the coding sequence ATGAAAAAGACAATACATTTAGGAATCTGTATGGTTTTAATGTTCCTGTACATTTATTTAACGCCATTAGGAGCTATAACTCTAGCTAGGACCTTTGGTTTAGGAATGGACAGCTATATAATCTTCCTAGTTGGAGAAGTGTTACTTATTTTCTTTTTATTCGTTTTGTGGTTGAAAAAGAAGAAGATGCTCTTTATCTTCGAGAAAAAGGGTTGGCGCTGGTCTTATCTCGCTTTCTTGGTGGCTTGTTTCCTTATCTATTCTTTTTTAAATGGATTTAGAATGCAGAACATTCGATTGATTGACCATAGCTTTATTTTCCAAGACCTTCTTTCGGAACTTTACTTAAATGGACGAGAAACGACTCTATCAAGTCTTGTATTTTTAATCTTTAACATTTCGATTGTACCTGTTGTTGAGGAGACAATCTATAGGGGTTATTTTATGAATACCTTCTTTCCAAAGTCGGAGTTTTATTTGGATGTGATCTTGTCTTCTTTCATCTTTGGGCTCAGTCACTTGGTTCTATCCCATCGTGACCCCATCAGTCTCATCATTTATAGTATTCTTGGTCTTCTATTTGCAGTCGCTTATCGAGTTACGGGTAGTCTTCGATTTACCATTGTTTGTCATAGTTTCTATAATGCGATTCCTTATGCTCCGTCGCTCTTATTTTATATTTATTATTTGATTTTTAGATAG